In one uncultured Methanoregula sp. genomic region, the following are encoded:
- the ileS gene encoding isoleucine--tRNA ligase: MREVTANFSAKEIEKGVQEYWRTHDTYQAVKQHRSAGKPFFFVDGPPYTTGHIHIGTAWNKILKDSILRYHRMNGRNVIDRAGYDMHGLPIEVKVEQALGFKSKKDIEKLGIRAFIEKCREFAVTNKKLMDEQFESLGVWLDFAGAYQTVTPDYIEAAWWTLAKAEEKGMLERGHRVVNWCPRCETAIADAEVEYWDENDPSIFVKFPITGKSGEFLVIWTTTPWTLPANVAVAVSKEFEYAKVLAKKDGKEDLLWIAEPLVKAVLKKARYKDFSIIETKKGADLVGWTYTSPLHSHVPLQREIVHKVVTADFVTLENTGMVHIAPGHGWDDYVLGTKEGLPIVCPVDGAGRFKEEAGVFAGQFVRDANENVLVALGDHLLAKETVTHRYGHCWRCKTPIIFRATSQWFLKASEMRDLMLREVEKVTWYPEWAGSARFYDWIKEARDWCVSRQRYWGIPIPVWVCGKCDTYRVIGTIKELEDRSGRSLPDPHRPYVDEVTIPCTCGGTMKRVEDIFDVWFDSAVASWATLGFPNKTKDFDALWPADFITEGQDQTRGWFYSQLGASTIAFGRAPYKSVCMHGFALDAEGKKMSKSLGNVVNPGDVIEKVGVDVLRLYILSSSAPWDDLKFNWDGVGTINRAVNILWNVYRFPVPYMILDKFEPVSKNGVWDDAYIRANLARIPDEDRFIISRINSVASTVDAALKECQLHRATRELINFILEDLSRWYVQLVRPRMWLEGESEQKAFAYETIYYVMRRLMGVLAPFCPHLTEEIYRNLRCPSDPASVHLLDWNAGDMTLVDATLEGAVALVRSFDEASANARQTGKRKLRWPVAEVVVVTNSDSVKNAIKRLNAVCMDRANARKVSVVMGRWDRVGWHAEPVMKALGKGFGKDSFKLKGLIEAADGNHLKAEIDAGRTVKISSGNAVFEVGADHMTFTEKLPADIFSAPMTDATVYVDVALTPDLEAEGYAREVIRRIQDMRKQLDLAVEDTINAEVSVGDRRVLALLRNDEVIAMIGDEVRARSFRFSHDGTQPDPARFASLKEWDVEGVAMTIGIAKV, translated from the coding sequence TTGAGAGAAGTCACCGCGAACTTCAGTGCCAAGGAGATCGAGAAGGGTGTGCAGGAGTACTGGCGCACCCACGATACATACCAGGCAGTAAAGCAGCACCGCAGTGCAGGAAAACCGTTCTTTTTCGTAGACGGCCCGCCATATACCACCGGGCACATCCATATCGGTACCGCCTGGAATAAGATCTTAAAAGACAGCATCCTCCGCTACCACCGGATGAATGGCCGGAACGTCATCGACAGGGCAGGGTACGATATGCACGGGCTGCCGATCGAAGTCAAGGTCGAACAGGCACTCGGTTTCAAATCCAAGAAAGATATCGAGAAACTGGGTATCAGGGCCTTCATCGAGAAGTGCCGGGAGTTCGCGGTAACGAACAAGAAACTCATGGACGAGCAGTTCGAGAGTCTCGGCGTCTGGCTGGATTTTGCAGGTGCATACCAGACGGTAACCCCCGACTATATCGAGGCTGCGTGGTGGACACTCGCAAAAGCCGAGGAGAAAGGCATGCTCGAACGCGGCCACCGCGTTGTCAACTGGTGCCCCCGGTGCGAGACGGCAATCGCAGACGCAGAGGTGGAATACTGGGACGAGAACGACCCCTCGATCTTCGTCAAGTTCCCCATTACCGGTAAGAGCGGTGAATTCCTTGTCATCTGGACCACAACCCCATGGACACTCCCGGCGAACGTCGCGGTAGCCGTATCAAAGGAGTTCGAGTACGCAAAAGTACTGGCAAAGAAGGACGGCAAAGAGGATCTCCTCTGGATTGCCGAGCCACTTGTAAAGGCAGTACTCAAGAAAGCCCGGTACAAGGATTTCAGCATCATCGAAACGAAGAAAGGTGCTGACCTCGTGGGCTGGACATATACCTCGCCGCTCCATTCCCACGTCCCCCTCCAGCGGGAGATCGTGCACAAGGTCGTAACCGCCGATTTCGTTACCCTTGAGAATACCGGTATGGTCCATATCGCGCCCGGCCACGGTTGGGACGATTATGTGCTCGGCACCAAAGAGGGCCTGCCGATTGTCTGTCCTGTTGACGGCGCAGGCCGGTTCAAGGAAGAGGCAGGCGTGTTTGCCGGCCAGTTCGTGCGGGATGCAAACGAGAACGTCCTTGTCGCTCTTGGCGATCATCTTCTTGCAAAGGAGACGGTCACGCACCGTTACGGCCACTGCTGGCGCTGCAAGACCCCGATCATCTTCCGGGCCACATCACAGTGGTTCCTCAAGGCGTCCGAGATGCGGGACCTGATGCTCCGGGAAGTGGAAAAGGTCACGTGGTATCCCGAATGGGCCGGCAGCGCCCGGTTCTATGACTGGATCAAGGAGGCCCGCGACTGGTGCGTCTCCCGCCAGCGCTACTGGGGCATCCCAATCCCCGTGTGGGTTTGCGGGAAGTGCGACACGTACCGTGTTATTGGTACCATCAAGGAACTGGAGGATCGGAGCGGCAGGTCCCTGCCGGATCCCCACCGGCCATACGTGGACGAAGTGACGATCCCGTGCACCTGCGGCGGCACCATGAAACGGGTCGAGGACATCTTCGATGTCTGGTTCGATTCCGCAGTCGCATCGTGGGCAACCCTCGGGTTCCCGAACAAGACAAAGGACTTCGATGCACTCTGGCCGGCAGACTTTATCACCGAGGGGCAGGACCAGACCCGGGGCTGGTTCTATTCCCAGCTCGGGGCGAGCACGATTGCCTTTGGCAGGGCCCCGTACAAGAGTGTCTGCATGCACGGGTTTGCGCTCGATGCCGAAGGCAAGAAGATGTCAAAGAGCCTCGGGAACGTGGTAAATCCCGGAGATGTGATCGAGAAGGTTGGCGTGGATGTCCTCCGGCTCTACATCCTCTCCTCCTCGGCGCCATGGGACGACCTCAAATTCAACTGGGATGGGGTCGGGACGATCAACCGGGCGGTCAACATCCTCTGGAACGTGTACCGGTTCCCGGTACCGTACATGATTCTTGACAAGTTCGAACCTGTCTCGAAGAACGGGGTCTGGGACGATGCGTATATCCGGGCAAATCTTGCACGGATACCGGATGAGGACCGTTTCATCATCTCCCGGATCAACTCGGTAGCATCAACCGTCGATGCAGCGCTCAAAGAGTGCCAGCTCCACCGGGCCACCCGCGAGCTGATAAACTTCATTCTCGAGGATCTCTCGCGCTGGTACGTCCAGCTCGTCCGCCCCCGCATGTGGCTCGAGGGTGAATCCGAGCAGAAGGCCTTCGCCTACGAAACGATTTATTACGTTATGCGCCGGCTTATGGGGGTGCTTGCACCGTTCTGCCCGCACCTTACCGAGGAGATCTACCGGAACCTCCGCTGCCCGTCCGATCCCGCAAGTGTCCACCTGCTGGACTGGAACGCCGGCGATATGACGCTCGTGGATGCTACGCTCGAGGGAGCTGTTGCTCTCGTCCGCTCGTTTGACGAGGCATCCGCCAATGCCCGGCAGACCGGGAAGCGGAAGCTCCGCTGGCCGGTTGCCGAAGTTGTCGTGGTCACAAATTCTGACTCAGTGAAAAACGCCATAAAGCGGCTCAACGCGGTCTGCATGGACCGGGCCAATGCCCGGAAAGTCTCGGTTGTGATGGGACGCTGGGACCGGGTAGGCTGGCACGCGGAGCCGGTAATGAAGGCGCTCGGCAAGGGATTCGGCAAGGACTCGTTCAAGCTCAAGGGGCTCATAGAGGCGGCAGACGGCAACCACCTCAAGGCAGAGATCGATGCCGGCCGTACCGTTAAGATCAGCAGCGGGAATGCGGTCTTCGAAGTCGGGGCAGACCACATGACCTTCACGGAGAAGCTTCCCGCCGACATCTTCTCGGCACCGATGACTGATGCGACCGTGTATGTCGATGTTGCCCTCACACCCGACCTTGAGGCAGAAGGCTATGCCCGCGAGGTTATCCGGCGGATTCAGGATATGCGCAAGCAGCTCGACCTCGCAGTCGAGGATACTATCAACGCTGAAGTCTCTGTGGGTGACCGGCGGGTCCTTGCCCTGCTCCGGAACGATGAGGTCATTGCCATGATCGGCGATGAGGTCCGGGCCCGGTCCTTCAGGTTCTCTCATGACGGGACACAGCCGGATCCGGCCCGCTTTGCATCCCTTAAAGAGTGGGATGTCGAAGGTGTGGCAATGACAATCGGGATTGCAAAGGTGTGA
- a CDS encoding ATP-binding protein, whose product MIELPLVSLDLVRSVVLNFTIIATLILLYHFVPDSILTRSRLAHPVGVGIVFGLAAALSIPAFWGDNAPVVGFNIILVPLAGFVAGPISAALVAAVLLLGSYASSGSLSSMDILTVMCGVLLGALFFEGRSWKRFPRSFRLQILLLGTGVAFIEILSAFLSSLSRNASPVAPAGIPSFSLFPFFIVSFGVTVLLGAIIGFIDRKKQAERELLAYRDHLEGLVGKRTAELKTANALQKATIESTADGIVVMDREGVIRAYNRKASLILDLPVHPHKEGDGQFLDRAAAILKDPTEFLRQARSLPESAEQIVIAGITCKNGRIYEIFVHPQQIGDRTTGRVWSFRDITDQRLAEDAIRSANNKLNLLSEITRHDIFNQLTAVTAYLELVQAENHDPSASGYLEAMKKSLEVIRFQLEFTRDYQNLGLNKPGWQSLVDAFTKAAEPFKSRNVSFCCDMERIEIFADPMIGQVFYNLIENSLRHNEMISVIRVSLMAEEPDLVILYEDDGTGVLPEEKEKIFLRGFGKHTGLGMFLIKEILSITGITVRETGTYRQGVRFEIRVPDGKFRFP is encoded by the coding sequence ATGATCGAGCTGCCGCTGGTATCGCTGGACCTTGTCAGGTCGGTGGTCCTGAATTTCACCATCATCGCCACGCTCATCCTTCTCTATCATTTCGTCCCGGATTCAATCCTGACACGATCGAGACTTGCCCACCCGGTCGGTGTCGGGATCGTGTTCGGTCTTGCAGCGGCGCTCAGCATACCAGCATTCTGGGGAGATAATGCACCAGTTGTCGGATTTAATATCATCCTGGTCCCTCTCGCCGGTTTTGTTGCAGGCCCGATCTCCGCGGCGCTGGTTGCTGCGGTTCTCCTGCTGGGGAGCTATGCATCGAGCGGATCCCTTTCATCAATGGATATCCTGACCGTGATGTGCGGTGTGCTTCTCGGCGCCCTCTTCTTCGAAGGCAGATCATGGAAGCGGTTCCCGCGATCCTTCCGTCTCCAGATCCTCCTTCTCGGGACCGGTGTCGCATTCATCGAGATCCTCTCCGCGTTCTTATCCTCCCTTTCCCGGAATGCGTCCCCGGTGGCCCCTGCCGGGATCCCGTCCTTCTCACTTTTCCCGTTTTTCATCGTAAGTTTCGGCGTTACCGTGCTCCTTGGGGCCATCATCGGGTTCATTGACCGGAAAAAACAGGCCGAGCGGGAACTCCTTGCATACCGGGATCATCTCGAAGGGCTTGTCGGGAAGAGGACCGCTGAACTGAAAACAGCAAACGCCCTCCAGAAAGCAACAATCGAATCAACCGCCGACGGTATCGTTGTCATGGACAGGGAAGGCGTGATCCGGGCTTACAACAGGAAAGCTTCCCTTATCCTGGATCTTCCGGTTCACCCCCATAAGGAAGGGGACGGGCAGTTTCTGGACCGGGCAGCCGCCATTCTTAAGGATCCGACGGAATTTCTCCGTCAGGCCAGGTCGCTGCCGGAATCTGCAGAGCAGATCGTGATCGCCGGCATTACATGCAAAAACGGGAGAATCTACGAGATCTTCGTACACCCGCAACAGATCGGCGATCGGACAACAGGAAGGGTCTGGAGCTTCCGTGATATCACCGACCAGAGGCTGGCAGAGGATGCAATCCGTTCTGCCAACAACAAACTGAACCTGCTCTCGGAGATCACCCGTCATGATATCTTCAACCAGTTGACGGCCGTCACCGCATACCTCGAACTGGTGCAGGCGGAAAACCACGATCCCTCCGCATCCGGTTACCTGGAAGCCATGAAAAAAAGCCTGGAGGTAATCCGGTTCCAGCTGGAGTTTACCCGCGACTACCAGAATCTCGGCCTGAATAAACCCGGATGGCAGTCACTTGTGGATGCCTTCACAAAAGCTGCGGAGCCATTTAAGAGCCGGAATGTCTCGTTTTGCTGTGACATGGAAAGAATCGAGATCTTCGCGGATCCCATGATCGGGCAGGTATTCTACAACCTCATCGAAAATTCCCTCCGGCACAATGAGATGATATCGGTAATCCGGGTATCGCTCATGGCAGAAGAGCCGGATCTTGTCATTCTCTACGAGGATGATGGTACGGGGGTTCTCCCGGAAGAGAAAGAGAAGATCTTTCTCCGGGGATTCGGGAAACATACCGGTCTTGGTATGTTCTTAATAAAAGAGATTCTCTCGATAACCGGAATAACGGTACGGGAGACCGGGACCTACCGGCAGGGTGTCCGGTTCGAGATCCGTGTGCCTGATGGAAAATTCCGGTTCCCGTGA
- a CDS encoding aldehyde dehydrogenase family protein: MSPYPILIGGEKKQTAEIAHVRFPYTGELYADVCQASTNDLKAAVTAACRGFEKTRSLSSHERAEILFRLAGEIKKRAGELTEILVMEGGKTRKFAASEVSRAAVTVRTSAEEAKRLYGEIIPLDLTGDTKGRTGFLQRFPLGPVVGIVPFNFPLNLACHKLAPAIAAGNSVILKPSSATPVSSLVLGDMVLAAGLPPEAISIVPCASARAEQLARDSRVAFLSFTGSCAVGWHLREIAGRTKVGLELGGNAAVIIHEDANLDYAAQRIATGGFINAGQVCISVQRVLVHRLVYEAMLEKILAAVKGLRVGDPRDPATDVGPMIDRLKAEEAFRKVQDGVKQGARILLGGTLEENMFAPTVIVDTTPAMRVNREEVFAPVISVTPYDDFKEALRIANTGEFGLQVGIFTQNLNRAMRAFGEMDVGGVIVNDIPTFRTDQMPYGGAKGSGLGREGPRFAIEEMSALRLMVINREGGQE; this comes from the coding sequence ATGTCGCCCTATCCGATCCTTATAGGCGGGGAGAAGAAGCAGACTGCGGAGATCGCCCACGTGCGGTTTCCTTACACTGGTGAACTCTACGCGGATGTCTGCCAGGCCAGTACGAATGACCTCAAGGCAGCAGTGACTGCTGCATGCCGGGGATTTGAAAAGACCCGGTCCCTTTCCTCCCATGAGCGGGCAGAGATCCTGTTCCGGCTCGCAGGAGAGATCAAGAAGCGGGCGGGGGAACTTACCGAGATCCTGGTGATGGAGGGCGGTAAGACAAGGAAGTTTGCTGCAAGCGAAGTTTCGCGTGCTGCAGTAACCGTCAGGACTTCTGCCGAGGAGGCGAAACGGCTCTACGGGGAGATCATCCCTCTCGACCTCACCGGGGATACGAAAGGGAGGACCGGCTTTCTCCAGCGTTTCCCGCTTGGCCCCGTTGTCGGGATTGTCCCTTTTAACTTCCCTCTCAATCTTGCCTGCCACAAACTGGCACCCGCGATAGCTGCTGGCAACTCAGTTATCCTCAAACCGTCATCTGCGACACCGGTATCGAGCCTGGTACTTGGAGATATGGTCCTTGCCGCAGGCCTTCCCCCGGAAGCAATCAGCATTGTTCCCTGTGCAAGCGCCCGCGCCGAACAGCTCGCCCGCGACTCCCGGGTTGCGTTCCTCTCGTTCACCGGCAGTTGTGCCGTCGGGTGGCACCTTCGGGAGATAGCCGGCAGGACAAAAGTCGGCCTGGAGCTCGGGGGGAACGCGGCCGTGATCATTCACGAGGATGCAAACCTCGATTACGCTGCCCAGCGGATAGCGACCGGTGGCTTCATCAATGCCGGGCAGGTCTGCATCTCTGTCCAGCGGGTGCTGGTGCACCGCCTGGTATACGAGGCAATGCTGGAAAAGATCCTTGCTGCTGTAAAGGGACTCCGCGTGGGCGATCCCCGCGATCCTGCAACGGATGTAGGCCCGATGATCGACCGGCTGAAAGCCGAGGAAGCCTTCCGGAAAGTGCAGGACGGGGTAAAGCAGGGCGCCCGGATACTCCTTGGCGGTACCCTGGAAGAGAATATGTTTGCTCCGACCGTCATCGTTGATACGACCCCTGCCATGCGGGTGAACCGCGAGGAAGTGTTTGCCCCGGTCATCTCCGTTACTCCCTATGATGACTTCAAAGAAGCCCTCCGGATTGCAAACACCGGCGAATTCGGGCTCCAGGTTGGAATCTTTACCCAGAACCTGAACCGGGCCATGCGGGCATTCGGGGAGATGGATGTTGGTGGTGTGATCGTGAATGATATCCCGACGTTCCGGACAGACCAGATGCCGTACGGGGGGGCGAAGGGATCCGGCCTTGGCCGCGAAGGACCCCGGTTTGCCATCGAGGAGATGAGCGCGCTCCGGCTTATGGTGATCAACCGCGAGGGCGGGCAGGAGTAA
- a CDS encoding TIGR00725 family protein, giving the protein MGQVAVIGAAKSTDDEYRMALSVGRLIAEQHENLLCGGLGGVMEAACKGASEHGGLTVGIVSGSGNGNEYLDVVIRTGLGHARNVLVVQSADAVIAIGGSHGTLSEIAVALKLEIPVFGLKTWDIPGVVACTTPEDAVIRAVGAARRSPLYNTRRAGSGPL; this is encoded by the coding sequence GTGGGCCAGGTTGCCGTGATAGGGGCTGCGAAATCAACGGATGATGAGTACCGGATGGCCCTTTCTGTCGGCCGGCTCATCGCTGAACAGCACGAGAATCTCCTCTGCGGAGGTCTTGGCGGCGTGATGGAGGCCGCGTGCAAAGGAGCCTCTGAACATGGCGGGCTTACGGTCGGGATTGTGTCCGGATCCGGTAACGGGAACGAGTATCTCGATGTCGTGATCCGGACCGGCCTCGGCCATGCCCGGAACGTTCTCGTTGTACAGTCGGCTGATGCAGTTATTGCCATTGGAGGCAGTCACGGGACCCTCTCTGAGATTGCGGTTGCCCTCAAACTGGAGATCCCGGTCTTCGGGTTAAAAACATGGGATATTCCCGGTGTTGTTGCCTGCACAACGCCGGAAGATGCCGTGATCAGGGCAGTCGGCGCTGCACGCCGGTCTCCTTTGTATAATACCCGCCGAGCCGGATCAGGTCCGCTTTAA
- a CDS encoding molybdopterin biosynthesis protein, which translates to MVRRYLEVRSLQESLKILTTGFVCSASKVQVPLISSVGRVTAEPIFARYSVPEVHLAAMDGIAVVSAETEGASEQRPVMLEHAVRVNTGNIVPPEYDAVIMIEDVNVEGDQFRIRRAVPPWQHIRPAGEDIGETEMAIPSYHRIRPGDLGALAAYGITHVNVLTVKIGLIPTGSELVPHGTAPAPGQVVESNTVMAEAMLGTLGASCTRYPMVRDDPETIKKAVREAVEENDLVIVSAGSSAGTRDFTAEVIRELGEVLVHGIAIKPGKPAIIGRVDGKPVIGMPGYPLSALTILREIVIPFLDTCGLPVPLTGVVDGCLTVPVAKEVGTDEFILCAVGRIGDRFVVSPLSRGAGVQMSAVRSNAVLMVPSVTEGFEAGQEVRVTLSVSRAEAESSLLITGSHDPVLDHLADILSRQGIRLHSTHVGSMGGILAIRKNECHAAPMHLLAKDGQYNIPFLKKYLPGEEIILVCVAEREQGIVSREEIHLNDLPRYRFVNRQKGSGTRMLLDYELKRAGIDPADIRGYNREVTTHLAVALAVKTGEAEAGMCVYSAARALGLPFVPVGTERYEIAIRREHLDDPRVRALIRAISSPEFKADLIRLGGYYTKETGVQRRLP; encoded by the coding sequence GTGGTGAGACGATACCTCGAGGTCCGGTCTCTTCAGGAGTCCTTAAAAATCCTGACCACCGGGTTTGTCTGCTCCGCTTCAAAAGTCCAGGTACCTCTCATCTCTTCTGTCGGCAGAGTCACCGCGGAACCGATCTTTGCCCGGTATTCGGTGCCGGAAGTGCACCTTGCGGCAATGGACGGGATTGCTGTCGTGAGCGCTGAAACGGAAGGGGCCTCCGAACAGAGACCGGTGATGCTGGAACACGCGGTTCGCGTGAATACCGGCAACATCGTCCCTCCCGAGTACGATGCCGTGATAATGATCGAGGATGTGAACGTTGAAGGAGACCAGTTCAGGATTCGCCGGGCAGTTCCTCCCTGGCAGCATATCCGGCCGGCTGGAGAGGATATCGGGGAGACCGAGATGGCCATCCCGTCATATCACCGGATCCGCCCCGGGGATCTCGGGGCTCTCGCCGCGTACGGCATAACCCATGTGAATGTGCTGACGGTGAAGATTGGCCTGATCCCAACCGGAAGCGAACTTGTTCCCCACGGAACCGCACCCGCTCCCGGACAGGTTGTTGAGAGCAATACCGTGATGGCCGAAGCCATGCTTGGCACACTCGGTGCTTCCTGCACACGGTACCCCATGGTGAGAGATGATCCGGAAACGATAAAAAAAGCCGTCAGAGAGGCCGTTGAGGAGAATGATCTGGTTATCGTGTCTGCCGGCTCATCGGCCGGCACCCGGGATTTTACCGCAGAGGTGATCAGGGAACTTGGCGAAGTCCTCGTTCACGGGATTGCAATCAAGCCCGGCAAGCCGGCCATCATCGGAAGGGTCGACGGGAAACCCGTCATCGGCATGCCGGGATATCCCCTGTCAGCCCTGACCATCCTGCGGGAGATCGTGATCCCGTTCCTGGATACCTGCGGGCTTCCTGTGCCACTCACCGGGGTTGTCGATGGCTGCCTCACCGTGCCTGTTGCAAAGGAGGTGGGAACCGATGAGTTCATTCTCTGTGCCGTTGGACGTATCGGAGACCGTTTCGTAGTCTCGCCCCTTTCACGGGGTGCGGGAGTCCAGATGAGTGCAGTCAGATCCAACGCGGTCCTGATGGTCCCGTCCGTAACGGAAGGATTTGAAGCCGGGCAGGAAGTCCGGGTCACCCTCTCGGTCTCCCGCGCAGAGGCGGAAAGTTCCCTCCTCATCACCGGCAGTCACGATCCCGTGCTCGATCACCTTGCAGATATCCTCAGCCGGCAGGGAATCCGGCTTCACTCCACCCATGTCGGGAGCATGGGAGGAATTCTCGCCATCCGGAAGAACGAGTGCCATGCTGCGCCCATGCATCTTCTTGCCAAAGACGGGCAATACAATATCCCGTTCCTGAAAAAGTACCTGCCCGGAGAGGAGATCATTCTTGTCTGTGTAGCTGAACGGGAGCAGGGAATCGTATCCAGAGAGGAGATCCACTTAAATGATCTTCCACGGTACAGGTTTGTCAACCGCCAGAAGGGATCCGGCACCCGCATGCTCCTGGACTACGAGCTGAAACGTGCGGGAATCGACCCTGCGGACATACGGGGATACAACCGCGAGGTAACCACCCACCTTGCTGTTGCCCTTGCAGTAAAAACAGGAGAAGCGGAGGCCGGCATGTGCGTCTACAGTGCAGCCCGTGCACTCGGCCTCCCATTCGTTCCGGTAGGTACCGAACGTTATGAGATCGCGATCCGGCGCGAACATCTCGATGATCCCCGGGTCCGGGCCCTCATCCGGGCAATCAGCTCGCCCGAATTTAAAGCGGACCTGATCCGGCTCGGCGGGTATTATACAAAGGAGACCGGCGTGCAGCGCCGACTGCCCTGA
- the glp gene encoding gephyrin-like molybdotransferase Glp codes for MRQFLNVIPVSDAINTIRRLALKGFEEEVPIDDALHRVLAEDVRSDVDIPGFTRSVVDGYAVRAADTVGSSESIPAILALKGRIAMGAGTDVSISTGECMYIPTGGLLPGGADAAVMVEQTEAIGDETLIKKPVAAGENIILFNEDFSKGGIVLPQGRRLSPQDIGVLAAAGCRTVPVIRKPRVAVISTGNELVPVEREPGPGQVRDVNSYVVTAFVRDQGCTPVMYGIVRDDRDALRSALAKAASECDVVLISGGSSKDDRDMVAAVIGEEGEVLIHGIAIAPGKPTIIGRTGNVPVIGLPGHPASAFVVLVVVVRYLLNDMAGESGTVQVPVIEATLSENIPSTRGREDYIRVVVRDGVATPLFGKSGLLNTLVRSTGMVRVPAGSEGLETGTRVEVILW; via the coding sequence ATGAGACAGTTCCTCAATGTTATCCCGGTCAGCGATGCAATAAATACCATCCGGCGTCTCGCGCTGAAAGGTTTCGAGGAAGAGGTCCCCATTGACGATGCACTCCACCGGGTGCTTGCAGAAGATGTCAGGTCCGATGTGGACATCCCGGGATTCACGCGATCGGTCGTGGACGGTTATGCGGTCCGGGCTGCGGATACGGTGGGATCGAGTGAATCGATCCCGGCGATACTCGCGCTGAAAGGCAGGATTGCAATGGGTGCCGGCACAGACGTATCGATATCCACGGGCGAGTGCATGTACATCCCGACCGGGGGCCTCCTGCCGGGTGGTGCGGATGCCGCGGTCATGGTCGAGCAGACCGAGGCCATAGGGGATGAAACCCTCATAAAAAAGCCGGTTGCAGCGGGAGAGAACATCATCCTCTTCAATGAGGATTTTTCAAAGGGTGGCATCGTGCTCCCGCAGGGTCGCAGGCTCTCACCGCAGGATATCGGCGTGCTCGCTGCAGCAGGGTGCAGGACAGTCCCGGTTATACGGAAACCACGGGTTGCGGTTATCTCGACCGGCAACGAACTGGTGCCGGTAGAGCGGGAACCCGGGCCCGGGCAGGTGCGGGACGTCAATTCGTATGTGGTGACCGCATTCGTGCGGGACCAGGGCTGTACACCGGTGATGTACGGTATCGTGCGGGACGACCGGGATGCCCTCCGGTCAGCACTTGCAAAAGCGGCTTCTGAATGCGACGTTGTTCTCATCTCCGGGGGCAGTTCCAAGGATGACCGGGACATGGTGGCGGCAGTGATTGGGGAGGAGGGCGAGGTGCTCATCCATGGTATTGCAATTGCACCCGGCAAACCGACCATCATCGGACGGACGGGCAACGTGCCGGTCATAGGCCTTCCGGGTCACCCGGCCTCGGCCTTCGTCGTGCTCGTAGTGGTTGTACGGTATCTCCTGAATGACATGGCAGGAGAATCGGGGACCGTGCAGGTGCCGGTCATCGAAGCGACGCTCTCAGAGAATATACCCTCCACGCGGGGGCGTGAGGACTATATCAGGGTCGTGGTCAGGGACGGTGTGGCAACACCCCTCTTTGGCAAATCCGGCCTCCTCAATACGCTGGTCAGAAGCACCGGTATGGTCAGGGTCCCGGCAGGAAGCGAGGGTCTTGAAACCGGGACCCGCGTGGAGGTGATCCTGTGGTGA